Genomic segment of Rhodocaloribacter litoris:
TATGTAACGCCGCTTAAACCGGCGAGGACGTCACAGAAGCGTTCAATTTCGTTTTCGGTATTGTAGTAATGCACGGAGGCGCGCACCATCGGCGGCAGGTTGCGGGCCTCGGCGTCGAGGCGGGTCGAGGCGGGCGTGGTCACGGAAACGTTGATGCCGCGGGCGCGGAGGTGCCGGTGGATTTCGTCGGCTTCCATAAGGCTGGAGGTGAAGGTGACGAGGCCGCAGCGCGTCCGCCCGAGGTCGCGGACGGTGATGCCGGGCAGTTCGGCCAGGCGGTGCCGCAGGCGTTCGGCCAGCCGCTGGACGCGGTCCCGTATGGCCTCCAGGCCCCAGTGCAGCGCATAGTCCACGGCCACGCCGAGCGCGATCTTGCCGGCGACGTTGCCTTCCCAGGTTTCGAACCGGCGGGCGTCGGGGCGGATTTCGTAGCGGTCGCGGCTCACCCAGGTGGCGGCGTGCAGGTCGAGCATCGGCGGTTCCAGGCGTTCGAGCCAGGCGCGGCGGACGTACAGGAAGCCGGTGCCGCGCGGGCCGCGGAGGTACTTGCGCCCGGTGGCCGAGAGCATGTCGCACCCGATGGTTTCCACGTCGAGCGGTAGCTGGCCGGCGGACTGGCAGGCATCGAGCAGGAACGGGATGCCGGCCGCGCGGGTCACGCGGCCGACCTCGGCCGCGGGGTTGACGAGGCCCCCGTTCGTGGGCACGTGCGTCAGGGCCACGAGCCTGACCCGCTCGTCGAGCAGCTCGCGCAGCGCCTCGACCGAGACCTGGCCGTGCTCGTCGCTCGGGACGACCTCGACCGTGGCGCCGGTGCGCCGGGCGACCTGCAGGAAGGCGATGAAGTTGCTCGCATAGGCGGCCCGGGCGGTCAGGATGCGGTCGCCCGGGCGGAACGGCAGGGCATAGAAGGCCAGGTCCCAGGCCCGCGTGGCGTTCTCGACGAGGGCGATCTCGTCGCGCCGGCAACCGAGCAGGCGGGCCAGGGCGTCGTAGGTGTGTTCGAGGGCCTCGTGTGCTTCGGCGGCGGCTTCGTAGCCGCCCGTCTCCGCCTCACGGCGAAGGTGGGCTATCTGGGCCTCGAGCACGGGCCGGGGCGGCAGGGCCATCCCTGCGTTGTTGAAGTGAAGCACCCTCTCGCAGCCGGGGGTATCCTGCCGGGCACGGGCAACGTCTATCGTCATGATCGGGAAGGGTCGGGTCCAACGGGTGTGCCAGCATAGCAAACGGCCGGTTGGCCGGGATCGTGCGGGGAACTTATTGCAAGCGTCGGTTTTACCCAACCCGTTTTGCCCCCGTAGCTCAGTGGATAGAGCATCGGTTTCCTAAACCGAGTGTCGCAGGTTCGATTCCTGCCGGGGGTACTTTTCCCTGCGCCTGCTTCTCTCCGAAGCGGGCGTTTTTCGTATATAGGCCGTGGCGGTTCTCCGGTGCGGGCTGGACGGATGCGCGCCGGCGGGAATAAAGCCGCGATCCCCGTTGTCTATTACGGCAAAACGCTCCGGGACGGGACCCGGGGCCAGGATGCGAACCCGACGTTGACCGAAAAGACGCACGCCGATACGTCGCTGACCGATGACGAGCTACTCGCCCGCGCGCGAGGCGGGGAGGCGCTTGCCTTCCGCCTGCTGGTGGAACGGTACGAGGGAACGGTCGCGGCCACCGTGCATGGCCTGCTCGGCAACGGGGCCGACGCGGAAGACGTCGGACAGGAAGTCTTCGTCCGGTTCTACCGGAGCCTGGATCGCTTTCGGGGGGAGGCGAGCCTGAAGACCTACCTGACGCGGATTGCCGTCAACCTGTCGCTCAATGCGCTCAGGCGCCGGCGTCGCTTCTGGGCCCGCTTCTTGCCGGAGGATCGCTTCGAGGATCTGGAAGATGCGACGTACGAGCCCGATGTCGAAGCCCGGGACCGTGCGGCCCTCGTGCGGGCGGCCCTCGAACGCCTGGCGCCGCCGTTCCGGGTTGTGGTCGTGCTCCGCATGATCGAGGGATATTCGACGCGGGAAACGGCCGAGATCCTTGACCTGCCGCTCGGTACGGTGCTCTCGCGACTGGCCCGCGCGCAGCAGAAGCTCAAGGTGCTCCTGACACCCTACTTCGATGATGAAACCTGACGACCATCTGCTCCTCCTGCGTGCCCTGGACGAGGCCCTCTCGCCCGGCGAGCAGGCGCGCTTCGAGCGGTTGCTGGCCACGTCGGCGGAGGCACGGGCCGTCTGGCAGGCCCACCGGGCCGTCCGGGAGGCCGTCGCCACGGCACGCAACGATACCTTCGGGCCGCATTTCGCCGACCGGGTGATGCAACGCGTGGCCCGGCAGCAGCGGCCGCGGGCCCTCGCCGCGAAGGCACGCAGCATCCTGGGACGTGTCGTGCCTCCGGGTGGGTGGCATCCCCTGCGTGTGCCCGTTGCCCTGCGCTGGGGCGGCCTCCTGGCGGTCGTCGTGGTCTTCGCCGTGCTCTGGCTGTGGTACCGCCCCACGCTCGTGACGGTGCCCTACGGGGCCGTCGAGACCGTCCTCTTGCCGGACGGCTCGGCCGTCACGCTGGGCAGTGGCGCCCGGCTCCGGTACCGGCCCTTCCTCGCCCGTTCCGTCCGGCACGTGATCCTCACGGGCGAGGCGTTCTTCGTGGTGGCTGCGGATGAGAAACCGTTCGTCGTCGAGACGTTCAACGCCCGGGTGACGGTCCGGGGGACGCGC
This window contains:
- a CDS encoding FecR domain-containing protein → MMKPDDHLLLLRALDEALSPGEQARFERLLATSAEARAVWQAHRAVREAVATARNDTFGPHFADRVMQRVARQQRPRALAAKARSILGRVVPPGGWHPLRVPVALRWGGLLAVVVVFAVLWLWYRPTLVTVPYGAVETVLLPDGSAVTLGSGARLRYRPFLARSVRHVILTGEAFFVVAADEKPFVVETFNARVTVRGTRFNVRAWPDDLAPETVVTLEEGAVEVAGRSGTGTVRLAPGQTTRVAAGAGPSPPAVPEYERPMAWRTGGLSFSGRPLADVLRALERRYAVELTVADEVAHRPVTYLNPRPTSLEDALGDLCFSLDLRYRRTADGYEIIVPSTPDP
- a CDS encoding aminotransferase class V-fold PLP-dependent enzyme, which encodes MTIDVARARQDTPGCERVLHFNNAGMALPPRPVLEAQIAHLRREAETGGYEAAAEAHEALEHTYDALARLLGCRRDEIALVENATRAWDLAFYALPFRPGDRILTARAAYASNFIAFLQVARRTGATVEVVPSDEHGQVSVEALRELLDERVRLVALTHVPTNGGLVNPAAEVGRVTRAAGIPFLLDACQSAGQLPLDVETIGCDMLSATGRKYLRGPRGTGFLYVRRAWLERLEPPMLDLHAATWVSRDRYEIRPDARRFETWEGNVAGKIALGVAVDYALHWGLEAIRDRVQRLAERLRHRLAELPGITVRDLGRTRCGLVTFTSSLMEADEIHRHLRARGINVSVTTPASTRLDAEARNLPPMVRASVHYYNTENEIERFCDVLAGLSGVT
- a CDS encoding RNA polymerase sigma factor — encoded protein: MTEKTHADTSLTDDELLARARGGEALAFRLLVERYEGTVAATVHGLLGNGADAEDVGQEVFVRFYRSLDRFRGEASLKTYLTRIAVNLSLNALRRRRRFWARFLPEDRFEDLEDATYEPDVEARDRAALVRAALERLAPPFRVVVVLRMIEGYSTRETAEILDLPLGTVLSRLARAQQKLKVLLTPYFDDET